The following proteins come from a genomic window of Mycobacterium gordonae:
- a CDS encoding AAA family ATPase — MVSRGSGDAGAEFETDEPLTTKEGWRRFVDRQPVAPDGHNPATLDLLTDERRDLEEQARRAYHADLPLANTPTIQKVISTARLMLQLNRNQVSARRGLIVSGESGTGKTTALTLLGRTHERHIRRRFLHDAHRLPVLYVTVPPASTARMLAMEFARFLGLSFTGRVNITDIVDAVCHTAARTGVELVLVDELHNLNLATRAGAEVSDQLKYFAERLPATFVYAGIDVEAAGLFSGVRGRQIAGRFTVIGASEFAYGTSEQREQWRALVATMESTLRLHRHKTGSLVALDEYLYRRSGGMIGSLSHLVRGAAILAIEDGTEKLTRALLDIVPVDHAAERTAAADRSRRAIG, encoded by the coding sequence ATGGTGAGCCGCGGCAGCGGCGACGCCGGAGCCGAGTTCGAGACCGATGAGCCGCTGACCACCAAGGAGGGGTGGCGGCGGTTCGTGGACCGTCAACCAGTCGCGCCCGACGGGCACAACCCGGCCACGCTGGACCTACTCACCGACGAGCGGCGGGACCTGGAGGAGCAGGCGCGGCGGGCCTACCACGCTGACCTACCGCTGGCGAACACCCCGACGATCCAGAAGGTAATCTCCACGGCGCGGCTAATGCTGCAGTTGAACCGAAACCAGGTCTCTGCCCGGCGGGGTTTGATCGTGTCGGGGGAGTCGGGCACCGGGAAGACGACCGCGCTCACGCTGTTGGGCCGCACCCACGAACGCCATATCCGCCGCCGGTTCCTACATGATGCACATCGGCTGCCGGTGCTCTACGTGACCGTCCCGCCGGCCTCGACCGCGCGGATGCTGGCGATGGAGTTCGCCCGTTTCCTCGGACTGTCGTTCACCGGCCGGGTCAACATCACCGACATCGTGGACGCGGTCTGCCACACCGCCGCCCGCACCGGTGTCGAGCTGGTGCTAGTCGACGAGCTGCACAACCTGAACCTGGCCACTCGCGCCGGGGCCGAGGTCTCGGATCAGTTGAAATACTTCGCCGAGCGGCTGCCCGCGACGTTCGTCTATGCCGGCATCGACGTCGAAGCAGCCGGGTTATTTTCCGGAGTCCGGGGCCGGCAGATCGCCGGCCGGTTCACCGTGATCGGGGCCAGCGAGTTCGCCTACGGCACCAGCGAGCAGCGCGAGCAGTGGCGGGCGCTGGTCGCCACGATGGAATCCACCCTGCGGCTGCACCGGCACAAGACCGGCTCCCTGGTCGCACTAGACGAGTACCTGTATCGGCGCAGCGGCGGCATGATCGGCAGCCTGTCGCACCTGGTCCGCGGCGCAGCGATCCTGGCCATCGAGGACGGCACCGAAAAGCTCACCCGCGCGCTGCTCGATATCGTCCCGGTCGATCACGCTGCCGAACGGACCGCTGCCGCGGATCGTTCGCGTCGGGCGATCGGCTGA
- a CDS encoding TnsA-like heteromeric transposase endonuclease subunit, with product MTAALAEAAGMVIKTGSVEVDWVTADGDRRRLALDAAAVVGFEDGVPVRRFTPRKGQRHLGGRWWCATTGGHVGFESWLERDHVMLLDFDPAVVGIAAQPFWLSWPNEAGTRTRHAPDLFARRIDGTALVVDCRPVERRRPQDLAKFAVTGHACARLRWEYRLVAGLDPVLVGNLRWLSGYRHPRNDVPAVGVSLMDVFATPTPLLAGAEAVGDPIAVLPALFHLLWRQVLSADLSRPLGEATLVAFGVAP from the coding sequence ATGACAGCGGCGCTGGCCGAGGCGGCCGGGATGGTGATCAAGACGGGCAGTGTTGAGGTCGACTGGGTGACCGCCGACGGCGATCGGCGGCGGCTGGCGCTCGACGCAGCCGCGGTTGTGGGTTTCGAGGATGGGGTGCCGGTGCGGCGGTTCACGCCCCGAAAGGGGCAGCGACACCTGGGTGGCCGGTGGTGGTGCGCGACGACCGGCGGCCACGTCGGATTCGAGTCGTGGCTGGAGCGCGACCACGTGATGCTGCTGGACTTCGATCCAGCGGTGGTCGGCATCGCGGCGCAACCGTTCTGGCTGTCCTGGCCGAACGAGGCGGGGACGCGGACAAGGCACGCGCCAGACTTGTTCGCCCGCCGCATCGACGGCACCGCGCTGGTAGTCGACTGCCGCCCGGTCGAGCGACGCCGGCCGCAGGACCTAGCCAAGTTCGCAGTGACGGGGCATGCGTGCGCCCGGCTGCGTTGGGAGTATCGACTGGTCGCCGGCTTGGACCCGGTGCTGGTGGGCAACCTGCGTTGGCTGTCGGGTTACCGTCACCCGCGCAACGACGTCCCGGCCGTCGGGGTCTCGCTGATGGATGTGTTCGCGACGCCGACACCGCTGCTGGCCGGTGCCGAGGCGGTCGGTGATCCGATCGCAGTGTTGCCTGCGTTGTTCCATCTTCTGTGGCGGCAGGTGTTGAGCGCGGACTTAAGTCGGCCGCTGGGTGAGGCGACGCTCGTCGCGTTCGGGGTTGCTCCGTGA
- the mobF gene encoding MobF family relaxase, with amino-acid sequence MSLHKLTAGDGYMYLIRQVAAADATERGRGSLSDYYTDKGESAGVWMGSGLAALGTPISRDTDDENIRRHWHVEHGSTVTEEQMKALFGEGLHPNADQITEYILGGKGGGAAALHAARLGRPFPIKDNDNPFKQRLRAAYRAHNIASGNNPTAKLDDEVRATLRTAVALEMFAETYNRPPADDREISGFIARNTRTATTAVAGFDLTFTPVKSVSTLWALAPEPIAQTIQDCHHQAVAETLAFLEEHVAFSRMGSGGIAQIKATGLIAAAFDHRDSRAGDPNLHTHLVISNKVHVIGPDGIPRWLALDGALLYRAKVAASELYNTRIEALLIAELGVRFVARATQRGKRPVREIANVSTKLTEFYSSRRAAVEHRFGELAKQFHTDHGREPTAVEALALSQQANLDTRQAKHEPRSLAEQRHTWRAQATEILGSQRAISDMVADATHSGPHIHPEVTEEWLHTQAAAVITSVAETRAAWTINHIRAEAQRHLRNADHPGGPELVDRLIATAMSEHSIALSTHADAEMNVPSALRRPDGTSVYIRHDDTVYTSNAMLAAERRILAAATLTNGRVVDEDSVGLALLEAHANTGVALNDGQTALVKQMATSGARVQLALAPAGTGKTTAMAALAAAWRTSGGTVIGLAPTASAAEVLAEDLGTSTDTLAKFVQLAATRSDQPQAALDDPARKWFDAINDSSLLILDEAGMASTFDLDTLISHALARGANVRLIGDDQQLAAISAGGILRDLAQRHNAVTLNTVVRFTHAETGKAEAAASLAIRDGDPAGIGFYIDHHRVHIGADATAEDMAYAAWAADRAAGRDSLLVAPTNDIVARLNQRARLDRLTAAGATTPTSTATLADGLIASSGDTIATRENCRYLRTDNNGGWVKNGHRWTIRTVHDNGALTVVPLRGTATPVLLPPWYVSAFTTLGYANTINQVQGMTAGRRDTEGTCHTVLGDHLTRNQLYVALTRGCTENHLYGSTAEADPHRILTPKATHPATAVDVLSNIVRRDGAQQSAHTVMGAEADPFTRLHRAAQIYTDALTTAAARHAGPSVMAAIDDAAAKLDEDLTDAEAWPVLRRNLALLAIDGHDPVAALHHAAQAPLGDPHDVAAVLDYRLPTPPGSAAERVGPLRWLADIPTALAGDPTWGTYLSRCAELVTDLADEVRETVHGWTPETAPAWARPLLPDQGALTAEIAVFRAAHNVDTADTRVTGPEQHRNRSAAFQRLLRKFLDASLTRPDAAAQRWRPLVDGINPQLCSDPFWPRLATHLDHAARAGADVAALLDEAVNANGPLPDEMPAAALWWRLAGTLAPPSLQHTDTTLRPEWAQELHHLLGTRIAEAVITDPAWPGLITAVASSGWPPADLLSAAAEHLRDSAATRPLRPDEYARLLTYRVGLLTHHAATLDSDIPHPAATLNEPQTGEQLDLFAPAIAHPADGLAEPPPDLYGYAYGFAEDDLAGLDFSDLSAQRPATIAPLENTDIPALRARRDAAQRRAQQILLSGGPAEQALANHLAELRRRQEDQRPFQHALANAHKLWVDAEDTASLHNLLLTQVQASITAAHSRGDTDEAQRFQQHYDDFNQRTPHVSAAVEQARHRLNTARTALLEAASGTEGIVTERHIQTLRNQAMQADAQALSEARRHARELDNQLAQAEHIAARALAENPAYPQGLTTHMRQLIAGHNTAQNTIGNPANAYDLTAELHQLRDEIDYLTTASAVSPAALYYPPQIATAKLDNAHQHTLTAITSNIHTVQPLVIHPGADKTGLLDALAATAHHHNHKVLALPATKAGVHYATNHRYADSTATPEQARTNLDSQRWKLPSGTLIVIDDADQLPAEQLRFLTHAAATTNTKLILITTPGSHPESAHTLLDVLTENLPHAHRIGTPTPRTHARSRTAIARAEHHLDTPDTSASPVHAEAAELLNERTALLRRIHDIAATDGALDAIAERQNGHDKQRDRSGGLHL; translated from the coding sequence ATGAGCCTGCACAAGCTGACGGCCGGCGACGGGTACATGTACCTGATCCGGCAGGTCGCCGCCGCCGACGCCACCGAACGTGGCCGCGGATCTCTCAGCGACTACTACACCGACAAAGGCGAATCCGCCGGAGTATGGATGGGCAGCGGCCTTGCCGCGCTGGGCACGCCGATCTCGCGCGACACCGACGACGAGAACATCCGCCGCCACTGGCACGTCGAGCACGGTTCGACCGTCACCGAAGAGCAAATGAAGGCCCTTTTCGGGGAAGGTTTACACCCCAATGCCGATCAGATCACCGAGTACATCCTCGGCGGTAAAGGGGGCGGGGCTGCGGCGCTGCATGCGGCCAGGCTGGGGCGCCCGTTCCCGATCAAAGACAACGACAACCCGTTCAAACAACGACTGCGAGCGGCCTACCGCGCACACAACATCGCCTCCGGAAATAACCCCACCGCAAAACTCGACGACGAGGTCCGTGCCACCCTGCGAACCGCCGTAGCCCTGGAGATGTTCGCCGAAACCTACAACCGCCCGCCCGCTGACGATCGCGAAATCAGTGGGTTCATCGCCCGCAACACCCGCACCGCCACCACCGCCGTCGCCGGCTTCGACTTAACCTTCACCCCAGTCAAATCGGTCTCGACACTATGGGCCTTGGCACCTGAGCCGATCGCGCAAACTATCCAGGACTGCCACCACCAAGCCGTCGCAGAAACCTTGGCATTCCTGGAAGAGCATGTGGCGTTCTCACGCATGGGATCAGGTGGCATCGCCCAGATCAAAGCCACGGGCTTGATCGCAGCAGCCTTCGATCATCGCGACTCGCGCGCCGGGGACCCCAACCTGCACACCCACCTCGTCATCAGCAACAAAGTGCACGTCATCGGCCCCGACGGAATCCCCCGCTGGCTGGCCCTGGACGGCGCCCTTCTCTACCGGGCCAAAGTCGCCGCCTCCGAGCTCTACAACACCCGCATCGAAGCGCTGCTGATCGCCGAACTCGGCGTCCGATTCGTGGCCAGAGCAACCCAGCGCGGCAAACGGCCGGTACGCGAAATCGCCAACGTGTCCACAAAACTCACCGAGTTCTACTCCTCGCGGCGGGCCGCAGTCGAGCACCGCTTCGGCGAGCTGGCCAAACAATTCCACACCGATCACGGCCGCGAACCCACCGCGGTAGAAGCCCTCGCGCTGTCCCAGCAGGCCAACCTCGACACCCGCCAGGCCAAACACGAACCGCGCTCACTGGCCGAGCAACGCCACACCTGGCGCGCCCAGGCCACCGAAATCCTTGGTAGCCAGCGAGCGATCTCCGACATGGTCGCCGACGCCACCCATAGCGGCCCGCATATCCATCCGGAAGTCACCGAGGAATGGCTGCACACGCAGGCCGCCGCAGTCATCACCAGCGTCGCCGAAACACGAGCCGCCTGGACCATTAACCACATCCGCGCCGAAGCCCAACGCCACCTGCGCAACGCCGATCATCCCGGCGGACCCGAGCTGGTCGACCGCCTCATCGCCACCGCAATGAGCGAGCACAGCATCGCGTTGAGCACACACGCCGACGCCGAAATGAACGTGCCTTCCGCACTACGGCGCCCCGACGGCACCAGCGTCTATATCCGCCACGACGACACCGTCTACACCAGCAACGCGATGCTCGCCGCGGAGCGCCGCATCCTGGCCGCAGCCACCCTGACAAACGGCCGCGTCGTCGACGAGGACAGCGTCGGCCTAGCCCTGCTGGAAGCCCACGCCAACACCGGAGTAGCACTCAATGACGGACAAACCGCACTGGTCAAACAAATGGCCACCTCCGGAGCTCGAGTACAGCTTGCGCTTGCCCCGGCAGGCACGGGCAAGACCACCGCGATGGCCGCTCTGGCGGCGGCCTGGCGCACCAGCGGCGGCACCGTCATCGGGCTGGCCCCCACCGCCTCTGCGGCCGAAGTGCTGGCCGAAGACCTCGGCACCTCCACCGACACTTTGGCCAAATTCGTCCAACTCGCCGCAACCCGCAGCGACCAGCCGCAAGCCGCACTTGATGACCCTGCAAGGAAGTGGTTCGACGCCATCAACGACTCCAGTCTGCTCATCCTCGACGAAGCAGGAATGGCCTCCACTTTCGACCTGGACACCCTGATCTCCCACGCCCTGGCACGCGGGGCCAACGTGCGGCTGATCGGTGATGACCAGCAACTGGCCGCCATCTCCGCCGGCGGCATCCTGCGCGACCTCGCCCAGCGTCACAACGCGGTCACCCTCAACACCGTCGTGCGCTTCACCCACGCTGAAACCGGTAAAGCAGAAGCCGCCGCCAGCCTGGCCATCCGCGACGGCGACCCCGCAGGCATCGGCTTCTACATCGACCACCACCGCGTCCACATCGGCGCTGACGCGACCGCCGAAGACATGGCCTACGCGGCATGGGCCGCCGACCGCGCCGCAGGCCGCGACTCGCTGCTGGTCGCCCCCACCAACGACATCGTCGCCAGACTCAACCAACGCGCCCGACTGGACCGACTGACCGCCGCCGGCGCCACCACGCCAACGTCCACTGCGACGCTGGCCGACGGATTGATCGCCTCATCCGGAGACACCATCGCCACCCGCGAAAACTGCCGTTACCTACGCACCGACAACAACGGCGGATGGGTCAAAAACGGTCACCGCTGGACCATCCGCACCGTCCACGACAACGGCGCGCTCACCGTCGTTCCACTGCGCGGCACCGCCACACCCGTGCTCCTGCCCCCCTGGTACGTCAGCGCCTTCACCACCCTGGGCTACGCCAACACCATCAACCAAGTCCAAGGCATGACCGCCGGCAGACGCGACACCGAAGGCACCTGCCACACCGTCCTGGGCGATCACCTCACCCGCAACCAGCTCTATGTCGCCCTCACCCGCGGATGCACCGAAAACCATCTCTACGGCTCCACCGCAGAAGCCGACCCGCACCGCATCCTGACCCCCAAAGCCACCCACCCCGCCACCGCCGTCGACGTCCTGTCCAACATTGTTCGCCGCGACGGTGCGCAACAGTCCGCCCACACCGTCATGGGCGCCGAAGCCGACCCGTTCACCCGCCTGCACCGTGCAGCACAGATCTATACCGACGCCCTGACCACCGCCGCCGCGCGACACGCCGGCCCCTCAGTTATGGCCGCCATCGACGACGCCGCCGCCAAGCTGGACGAAGACCTCACCGACGCCGAAGCCTGGCCCGTTCTCCGGCGCAATCTCGCGCTGCTCGCCATCGACGGACACGACCCCGTCGCTGCGCTGCACCACGCCGCGCAGGCCCCTTTGGGTGACCCGCACGATGTCGCCGCGGTCCTGGACTACCGCCTCCCCACGCCACCGGGAAGCGCCGCTGAACGCGTCGGACCGCTGCGCTGGCTTGCTGACATACCCACTGCCCTGGCCGGCGATCCGACCTGGGGCACCTACCTTTCCCGCTGCGCAGAACTGGTCACCGACCTCGCTGACGAAGTCCGCGAAACAGTCCATGGCTGGACACCGGAAACCGCCCCCGCATGGGCCAGGCCGCTGCTGCCCGACCAAGGTGCGCTGACGGCCGAAATCGCGGTCTTTCGCGCCGCCCACAACGTCGACACCGCCGACACGCGCGTCACCGGACCCGAGCAACACCGCAACCGCTCAGCAGCCTTCCAGCGCCTCCTGCGAAAGTTCCTCGATGCCAGCCTCACTCGCCCCGACGCCGCCGCGCAACGCTGGCGACCACTCGTCGACGGCATCAACCCACAGCTGTGCAGTGACCCGTTCTGGCCACGGCTGGCCACCCACCTCGACCACGCTGCACGCGCGGGAGCTGACGTCGCCGCCTTACTGGACGAGGCCGTCAACGCTAACGGCCCACTGCCCGACGAGATGCCCGCCGCAGCCCTGTGGTGGCGGCTTGCGGGCACCCTGGCACCGCCGTCGCTGCAGCACACCGACACCACACTGCGACCCGAGTGGGCCCAGGAGCTACATCACCTCTTGGGAACCCGCATCGCCGAAGCCGTCATCACCGACCCCGCCTGGCCGGGCCTGATCACCGCTGTCGCCTCCTCGGGCTGGCCACCTGCGGACCTGCTCAGCGCAGCCGCCGAACACCTGCGCGACAGCGCCGCCACACGCCCGTTGCGCCCTGACGAATACGCCCGCCTTCTCACCTACCGCGTCGGGTTACTCACCCACCACGCCGCCACCCTCGACAGCGACATCCCCCACCCCGCCGCCACCCTCAACGAACCCCAAACCGGTGAACAGCTCGACCTGTTCGCCCCCGCCATCGCCCACCCCGCCGACGGGCTCGCCGAACCCCCGCCCGACCTCTACGGCTACGCCTACGGCTTCGCCGAAGACGACCTCGCAGGCCTGGACTTCAGCGACCTGTCCGCCCAACGTCCCGCCACTATCGCCCCACTCGAAAACACCGACATTCCCGCCCTGCGGGCCCGCCGCGATGCCGCCCAACGCCGCGCCCAACAGATCCTTCTCAGCGGCGGACCAGCCGAACAGGCTCTGGCCAACCACCTCGCCGAACTGCGCCGACGTCAAGAGGACCAGCGGCCCTTCCAGCACGCTTTGGCCAATGCTCACAAACTGTGGGTCGACGCCGAAGACACCGCCAGCCTGCACAACCTCCTGCTCACCCAAGTTCAGGCCTCCATCACCGCCGCACACAGCCGCGGTGACACAGACGAGGCCCAGCGCTTCCAACAGCACTACGACGACTTCAACCAACGAACCCCCCATGTCAGCGCGGCCGTTGAGCAAGCACGCCACCGACTCAACACCGCCCGCACCGCCCTGCTCGAAGCCGCCAGCGGCACCGAGGGCATCGTCACCGAACGCCACATCCAGACTCTGCGCAACCAAGCAATGCAAGCCGACGCCCAAGCCCTCAGCGAGGCCCGCCGCCATGCACGCGAACTGGACAACCAACTCGCCCAGGCCGAACACATCGCAGCCCGAGCACTAGCCGAAAACCCCGCCTACCCCCAAGGACTAACCACCCACATGCGCCAACTCATCGCCGGCCACAACACTGCTCAAAACACCATCGGAAACCCTGCGAACGCTTACGACCTGACCGCTGAGCTACACCAACTCCGCGACGAAATCGACTACCTCACCACGGCCAGCGCCGTCAGCCCCGCAGCCCTGTACTACCCACCCCAAATCGCCACCGCCAAACTCGACAACGCCCACCAGCACACCCTCACTGCGATCACCAGCAACATCCACACCGTCCAACCACTAGTCATCCATCCCGGCGCCGACAAGACCGGACTCCTAGACGCACTCGCCGCCACCGCCCACCACCACAACCACAAAGTGCTGGCGCTGCCAGCCACCAAGGCCGGTGTCCACTACGCGACCAACCACCGGTACGCCGACAGCACCGCCACCCCGGAACAAGCCCGAACCAACCTCGACAGCCAGCGCTGGAAACTGCCAAGCGGCACACTGATCGTCATCGACGACGCCGACCAACTACCCGCTGAACAACTACGCTTCCTCACCCACGCCGCGGCAACGACCAACACCA